From Anaerobranca gottschalkii DSM 13577, a single genomic window includes:
- the mnmE gene encoding tRNA uridine-5-carboxymethylaminomethyl(34) synthesis GTPase MnmE → MLTDTIVAVATAIGQSSVGIVRISGPKAFQIAEEIFRSPKNIAFNQFKANTINFGYIVDGDKVIDEVLLSIFKAPKSYTGEDVIEVNCHGGSIPIKKTMELILKKGARLAEPGEFTKRAFLNGRIDLSQAEAIMDLISAKTDLSLNVATSHVLGKLSAKVQEINEIIISALAYIEATIDYPDEVFEEGDTLKIKESLLEGVEKLEKLLTTSKAGKILREGIKTTIVGKPNVGKSSLLNRLLNSQRAIVTDIPGTTRDILEEQISIRGIPMILVDTAGIRETEDVVEKIGVERSKKAIEESDLILFVLDGSRSWDIYDQQILELLQGKNVIVLLNKRDLEQVLTKEEVQNITGYQEVIEISVNEDINLDKLEEGIIKTYELKDLISRSDEVLISNIRHEKSLQDAKINLEDAIKNIENGLPLDIIAIDLRDAWENLGKVTGQTLNKGIIDEIFSRFCLGK, encoded by the coding sequence ATGTTAACAGATACAATTGTGGCAGTAGCCACAGCCATTGGACAAAGCAGTGTTGGGATAGTTAGAATAAGTGGTCCTAAAGCTTTTCAAATAGCTGAAGAAATTTTTCGGTCCCCTAAAAATATAGCTTTTAATCAATTTAAGGCTAATACTATAAATTTTGGTTATATAGTAGATGGTGATAAAGTAATAGATGAGGTATTACTGTCAATTTTTAAGGCTCCTAAATCCTATACTGGAGAAGATGTTATTGAAGTAAATTGCCATGGAGGGAGTATTCCCATAAAAAAAACAATGGAGTTAATTTTGAAAAAAGGGGCTAGGTTAGCTGAACCTGGGGAATTCACAAAAAGAGCTTTTCTCAATGGACGTATTGATTTATCCCAAGCTGAAGCGATAATGGACCTTATTTCTGCTAAAACTGATCTTAGTTTAAATGTTGCTACAAGTCATGTACTTGGTAAGTTGTCTGCAAAGGTACAAGAAATTAACGAAATAATTATTTCTGCCTTGGCCTATATAGAAGCTACTATTGATTATCCAGATGAAGTGTTTGAAGAAGGAGATACATTAAAAATTAAAGAAAGTCTATTAGAAGGAGTAGAAAAACTAGAAAAATTATTGACAACATCAAAAGCAGGTAAAATATTAAGGGAAGGTATAAAAACAACTATAGTTGGAAAACCCAATGTGGGAAAATCATCATTACTAAATAGGTTATTAAATTCACAACGGGCTATAGTTACTGATATTCCTGGTACTACTCGGGATATATTAGAAGAACAAATATCAATTAGGGGAATACCTATGATTTTAGTGGATACTGCTGGTATTAGAGAAACAGAGGATGTGGTAGAAAAGATAGGTGTTGAAAGAAGTAAAAAGGCTATCGAAGAAAGTGATTTAATTTTGTTTGTTTTAGATGGTTCTAGAAGTTGGGATATATATGATCAACAAATTTTAGAACTACTTCAAGGAAAAAATGTAATCGTTTTATTGAACAAAAGGGATTTAGAGCAAGTGTTAACAAAGGAAGAAGTACAAAATATTACTGGTTACCAAGAAGTTATAGAAATATCTGTAAATGAAGATATAAATTTAGACAAACTTGAAGAAGGAATAATTAAGACATATGAATTAAAAGATCTAATTAGTAGAAGTGATGAGGTTCTGATATCCAATATTAGACATGAAAAATCTTTACAAGATGCTAAAATTAATTTAGAAGATGCTATAAAGAATATTGAAAATGGCCTTCCATTAGATATAATAGCTATAGATTTAAGAGATGCCTGGGAAAACTTAGGGAAAGTAACGGGACAAACTTTGAATAAGGGCATTATCGATGAAATATTTTCTAGATTTTGTTTAGGAAAATGA
- the jag gene encoding RNA-binding cell elongation regulator Jag/EloR, translating into MKVVEISAKTIEEAVELGLQQLNLTKDEIDYEVLEYPTKGILGIMAKPAKVLIKEKFIPVKEVKKFLHGVLKEFNINYSLKVDEYPEFIKAKVTGDDLAILIGKHGKTIDALQYLLSLSINKKTEEYIKIILDVNGYRDKRELTLEALAIRQAERAKKYKKRIVLEPMNAMERRIIHSVLNDDPEVETYSEGEEPNRRVVIEPIG; encoded by the coding sequence ATGAAGGTTGTTGAGATATCCGCTAAAACCATTGAGGAAGCAGTAGAGTTAGGATTACAACAACTAAACTTAACTAAAGATGAAATAGATTATGAAGTTTTAGAATATCCAACAAAAGGGATCTTAGGTATTATGGCTAAACCTGCGAAAGTTTTAATAAAAGAAAAATTTATTCCTGTAAAAGAAGTAAAGAAATTTTTACATGGTGTTTTAAAGGAATTTAATATTAACTATTCTTTAAAAGTCGATGAATACCCAGAATTTATAAAAGCTAAAGTTACTGGTGATGATTTAGCAATTTTAATTGGTAAACATGGAAAAACTATCGATGCTTTACAATATTTATTAAGTCTATCAATAAATAAAAAGACTGAAGAATATATAAAAATCATTTTAGATGTAAATGGATATAGAGATAAAAGGGAATTAACTCTGGAGGCATTGGCAATTAGACAAGCGGAAAGGGCTAAAAAGTATAAAAAGAGAATAGTTTTAGAACCGATGAACGCTATGGAAAGAAGAATTATTCATAGTGTATTAAATGATGATCCAGAAGTTGAAACTTATAGTGAAGGTGAAGAACCTAATCGAAGGGTTGTTATAGAACCAATTGGGTAG
- a CDS encoding YidC/Oxa1 family membrane protein insertase, which translates to MNIISNFLSSLLTIFYNLTNSYGLAIIMLTLFFRLVTFPLNLKQIKSTKAINALMPERKKLEEKYKNDKQALNQAMMELYAKHKINPLAGCLPILIQFPIFIAMFRVIQDTSNITNTFFLGLDLAKNANELGFPLGAILPALAGITTYLQSKQSMADNPAAAQGGMGAMTTIMPIMIVFFSWSLPAGLALYWTVGNIFGILQHYLLNVGIETQPEKGEA; encoded by the coding sequence ATGAACATCATATCAAATTTTTTAAGTAGTTTACTAACAATTTTTTACAATCTTACTAATAGTTATGGTTTAGCTATAATTATGTTAACTTTGTTCTTTAGATTAGTTACATTTCCGTTAAATTTAAAACAGATTAAGTCAACAAAAGCTATAAATGCTTTAATGCCTGAAAGAAAAAAACTTGAAGAAAAATATAAAAATGATAAACAGGCATTAAATCAAGCTATGATGGAGTTGTATGCTAAGCATAAAATTAATCCATTAGCTGGTTGTCTACCAATTTTAATCCAATTTCCTATTTTTATTGCTATGTTTAGGGTTATTCAAGATACTAGTAATATCACAAATACTTTCTTTTTAGGTTTAGATTTAGCTAAAAATGCAAACGAATTAGGTTTTCCTTTAGGTGCTATTTTACCAGCATTAGCAGGTATAACTACATATCTTCAATCAAAACAAAGTATGGCCGATAATCCTGCTGCAGCTCAAGGTGGAATGGGAGCAATGACTACCATAATGCCTATTATGATTGTATTTTTCAGTTGGTCCCTCCCTGCTGGATTAGCTTTGTATTGGACAGTTGGTAATATTTTTGGTATATTACAACACTATCTATTAAATGTTGGAATTGAAACACAACCAGAAAAAGGGGAGGCATAA
- the yidD gene encoding membrane protein insertion efficiency factor YidD → MVKVVLVLINFYQKYISPLKGPSCRFYPTCSEYSKEAFLKYGFFKGLILTIKRVSKCHPFHKGGYDPLK, encoded by the coding sequence ATGGTTAAAGTAGTCCTTGTACTGATTAACTTTTATCAAAAATACATTTCACCATTAAAAGGGCCAAGTTGTAGATTTTATCCAACTTGTTCTGAATATTCTAAAGAGGCTTTTCTAAAATACGGTTTTTTTAAAGGTTTAATCTTAACAATAAAGAGGGTTTCAAAATGTCACCCTTTTCATAAAGGTGGTTATGATCCTCTTAAATAG
- the rnpA gene encoding ribonuclease P protein component, whose translation MKLKGLLPLKKNIEFKIIYNNGKSISTKNLVLYFYKTNTKGKVGFVVSKKIGKATVRNKYKRLMREAFRNSPVEINEYINLIFLARPKIVEADYNVIMKDIVYLLKKVNKQYGE comes from the coding sequence ATGAAATTAAAAGGATTATTACCTTTAAAAAAAAATATAGAATTTAAAATTATTTATAATAATGGAAAATCAATTTCTACAAAAAACTTGGTTTTGTATTTTTATAAAACAAATACAAAAGGAAAAGTAGGGTTTGTTGTTAGTAAAAAAATAGGTAAAGCAACAGTTAGAAATAAATATAAAAGATTAATGAGAGAAGCTTTTAGAAATTCTCCCGTTGAGATAAATGAGTACATAAATTTAATTTTTTTAGCAAGACCTAAAATTGTTGAAGCTGATTATAATGTTATAATGAAAGATATTGTTTATTTGTTGAAAAAGGTAAATAAACAATATGGAGAATAA
- the rpmH gene encoding 50S ribosomal protein L34 → MKRTYQPKVRRRKSNHGFLKRMSTKAGRNVLKRRRQKGRKRLSA, encoded by the coding sequence ATGAAAAGAACTTACCAACCCAAAGTAAGAAGACGTAAATCAAATCATGGGTTTTTAAAAAGAATGAGCACTAAAGCTGGCCGTAATGTTTTAAAACGCCGCCGTCAAAAAGGTAGAAAAAGATTAAGTGCATAA
- the dnaA gene encoding chromosomal replication initiator protein DnaA, with protein MNSFLNNLWTEVLKKLEEKLSKPSFETWLQGTTPITLYNNNIIIGVPNDFTKEWLENRYSHLIKDIILKITGEEYQINFIVPKDDSIIQKPKKKFVPIDNKNNDDFITPQLNPKYTFETFVIGNSNRFAHAASLAVAEAPAKAYNPLFIYGGVGLGKTHLMNAIGHYVLEQNANSKVVYISTEKFTNEFINAIRDNKTVEFRNKYRTVDVLLIDDIQFLAGKEQTQEEFFHTFNTLHENNKQIIISSDRPPKEIPTLEDRLRSRFEWGLITDIQPPDLETREAILRKKADIENLDIPNSVIMFIANKVATNIRELEGALTRVIAYSSMTGQEISVELAQQALKDILPDTKSEVVTIEKIQEIVANHFGLKVEDFKAKKRTRTVAHPRQIAMYLSRELTDNSLPKIGELFGGRDHTTVLHAHEKVKKDIETNKNFKLEIDALIKKIKS; from the coding sequence ATGAATTCTTTCTTAAACAATCTATGGACAGAAGTATTAAAAAAATTAGAAGAAAAACTAAGTAAACCAAGTTTTGAAACCTGGTTACAAGGTACTACCCCTATTACTTTATATAATAACAATATCATTATAGGCGTACCTAATGATTTTACAAAGGAATGGTTGGAAAACCGTTATTCCCATCTAATTAAAGACATTATTCTAAAAATTACTGGGGAAGAATATCAGATTAATTTTATTGTTCCTAAAGATGATTCTATAATTCAAAAACCTAAAAAGAAATTTGTACCTATAGATAACAAAAATAATGACGATTTTATAACTCCCCAACTTAATCCTAAATATACCTTTGAAACTTTTGTTATTGGTAATAGTAATAGATTTGCCCATGCTGCTTCTTTAGCTGTAGCTGAAGCTCCAGCTAAGGCATATAATCCATTATTTATTTATGGTGGAGTTGGTTTAGGTAAAACCCATTTAATGAATGCTATTGGCCATTATGTGTTAGAACAAAACGCTAATAGTAAAGTAGTTTATATTTCAACGGAAAAATTTACAAATGAATTTATTAACGCTATTAGGGATAATAAAACGGTAGAATTTAGGAATAAATATAGAACAGTTGATGTTTTACTAATTGATGATATTCAGTTTTTAGCAGGTAAGGAACAAACTCAAGAAGAATTTTTCCATACTTTTAATACCCTTCATGAAAACAATAAACAAATTATTATTTCTAGTGATAGACCTCCCAAAGAAATTCCTACATTAGAAGATAGATTAAGATCAAGGTTTGAGTGGGGATTAATAACTGATATTCAGCCACCAGATTTAGAAACTAGAGAAGCAATTCTAAGAAAAAAGGCGGATATAGAAAATCTAGATATACCAAACTCAGTAATTATGTTCATTGCAAATAAAGTAGCTACTAATATAAGGGAATTGGAAGGTGCTTTAACTAGGGTTATTGCTTATAGTTCTATGACAGGACAAGAAATTTCTGTAGAGCTAGCTCAACAAGCATTAAAAGACATACTACCTGATACAAAATCAGAAGTGGTAACTATAGAAAAAATTCAAGAAATAGTAGCTAACCACTTTGGTTTAAAAGTAGAAGATTTTAAAGCTAAAAAAAGAACTAGGACAGTTGCCCACCCAAGACAAATTGCTATGTACTTATCAAGGGAGTTAACAGATAATTCTTTACCAAAAATAGGAGAATTATTTGGTGGTAGAGACCATACTACAGTACTCCATGCCCATGAAAAGGTAAAAAAAGATATTGAAACAAACAAAAACTTTAAATTAGAAATAGATGCACTAATAAAAAAAATAAAAAGTTAA
- the dnaN gene encoding DNA polymerase III subunit beta, which translates to MEFYCSQENLLSAITITQRGISNKTTIPVLSGILLSLKGNNLTVKATDLEIAIECNLKVKGIVDGEIIIQAKIFSDIIRKLPKEEINFIVTEDKIVYIKSKSINIQITGQNSNEFPEFPKLPEKKVLSISECIFKSILKQTTISIATEEIRPVLTGVLFQIKNNTFNVVATDGHRLSYRVGIIEDEVVEEIKTIVPGKAVNELQRILVEDEDKNIDIYINKNIIFFVFDQIIFSTRVIEGKYPPYEQIIPRENKTLIKVNTKDFLSAIERAELLSREGSKSLVKFNVKDNKLNITSHNPNLGSSEESLEISKSGDDLIISFNAKLITDCLKVIESNEIIMEFNGSFNPCVIKPSTEDNFLYLVLPIRTA; encoded by the coding sequence ATGGAATTTTATTGTTCCCAAGAAAATTTATTATCAGCTATTACTATAACCCAAAGGGGTATTTCTAATAAAACTACAATACCTGTTCTATCTGGTATACTTTTATCATTAAAAGGTAATAACTTAACAGTAAAAGCTACAGATTTAGAAATAGCCATTGAATGTAATCTAAAAGTTAAAGGTATAGTTGATGGAGAGATAATCATTCAAGCTAAAATTTTTAGTGATATAATCCGTAAATTACCTAAAGAAGAAATTAATTTTATTGTAACTGAAGATAAAATAGTATATATTAAATCTAAATCAATTAATATCCAAATAACTGGACAAAACAGTAATGAGTTCCCTGAATTCCCTAAACTTCCAGAAAAGAAAGTTCTTTCTATTTCTGAATGTATATTTAAGAGTATATTAAAACAAACTACTATTTCTATTGCTACTGAAGAAATTAGACCAGTTCTAACGGGAGTTTTATTTCAAATTAAAAATAATACTTTTAATGTAGTTGCCACTGATGGTCATCGTTTATCATATAGAGTAGGAATTATTGAAGATGAAGTAGTTGAAGAAATAAAAACAATAGTTCCTGGAAAAGCTGTTAACGAGTTACAAAGAATACTTGTTGAAGATGAAGATAAGAATATAGATATATATATAAATAAAAATATTATTTTCTTTGTATTCGACCAGATAATATTTAGTACAAGGGTAATAGAAGGGAAATATCCACCTTATGAACAGATAATACCTAGAGAAAATAAAACTTTAATTAAAGTAAATACAAAGGATTTTTTAAGTGCTATTGAAAGGGCTGAACTCCTTTCTAGAGAAGGATCTAAAAGTTTAGTTAAATTTAATGTTAAAGATAATAAACTTAATATTACATCCCATAATCCTAATTTAGGAAGTTCTGAAGAATCTTTAGAAATAAGTAAATCTGGAGATGATCTAATTATTTCTTTTAATGCTAAATTAATAACAGATTGTTTAAAGGTAATTGAAAGTAATGAAATAATAATGGAATTTAATGGTTCATTTAATCCTTGTGTAATTAAACCAAGTACCGAAGATAATTTTCTATACTTAGTGTTACCAATAAGAACAGCATAG
- the yaaA gene encoding S4 domain-containing protein YaaA, whose product MNTVKIDTEYIQLQQFLKLINVVESGGQGKIFIQEGNVKVNDKIETRRGRKLYPNDKITIKGIGDFVIK is encoded by the coding sequence ATGAATACAGTAAAAATAGATACAGAATATATACAATTACAACAATTTTTAAAGCTAATTAATGTTGTTGAAAGTGGAGGACAAGGTAAAATTTTTATTCAAGAAGGAAATGTAAAAGTAAATGATAAAATTGAAACACGTAGAGGTAGAAAACTCTATCCCAATGACAAAATTACTATAAAAGGTATTGGTGATTTTGTCATAAAGTAA
- the recF gene encoding DNA replication/repair protein RecF (All proteins in this family for which functions are known are DNA-binding proteins that assist the filamentation of RecA onto DNA for the initiation of recombination or recombinational repair.), with protein MYIKNIQLNNFRNYTNLKIDFEKNINIFVGNNAQGKTNLLEAIYFLALGKSPRNHIKDDLIQWQKQYFYIKGTIIEDDCSTTIEMGLNKNNNKIIKVNGVEKKSFAEVLGLFNVVIFSPEDLLLIKGSPNTRRNFLDGEISQIFPYYAKLLNQYNRIILNRNSILKTNKNELQKTIDVFDIQLAKVASEIIKKRLDILERIKILSNLIHRKLTDNQENLEIEYHSSLGIKELSKISKEEMENIFLQKYRESLATDLRNKVTSIGPHRDDLIIKINGYNVKKYGSQGQQRTAVLSLKIAELELFVSYKGNYPVLLLDDVLSELDEKRRTFLIKNIKNKIQTFITTTDKDNLISNSGKIFKIEKGNILNES; from the coding sequence GTGTATATTAAAAATATTCAATTAAATAATTTCCGTAATTATACTAATCTAAAAATTGATTTTGAAAAAAATATCAATATATTCGTTGGTAATAATGCTCAAGGAAAAACTAATTTACTCGAAGCTATTTATTTTTTAGCATTAGGTAAATCACCGAGAAATCATATTAAAGACGACCTAATTCAATGGCAAAAGCAGTATTTTTATATTAAAGGGACAATCATTGAAGATGATTGTTCAACAACAATAGAAATGGGGTTAAACAAAAACAATAATAAAATAATAAAAGTAAACGGTGTTGAAAAAAAAAGTTTTGCTGAAGTTTTAGGTCTATTCAATGTGGTAATTTTCTCTCCGGAAGATTTATTATTAATTAAAGGGAGTCCAAATACAAGGAGAAACTTTTTAGATGGTGAGATTAGTCAAATATTCCCGTATTATGCAAAATTATTAAATCAATATAATAGAATTATTTTAAACAGAAATAGTATTTTAAAGACCAACAAAAATGAATTACAAAAAACTATAGATGTTTTTGATATACAGCTAGCTAAAGTAGCAAGTGAAATTATAAAAAAACGTTTAGATATTTTAGAAAGAATTAAAATTTTATCAAATTTAATTCATAGAAAGTTAACGGATAATCAAGAAAACCTTGAAATAGAGTATCATTCCTCTTTAGGAATTAAAGAATTGTCCAAAATAAGCAAAGAAGAAATGGAAAATATATTTTTACAAAAATATAGAGAATCCTTAGCAACAGATTTAAGGAATAAAGTAACATCTATTGGACCCCATAGAGATGATCTTATAATTAAAATAAATGGTTATAACGTTAAAAAGTATGGGTCTCAAGGTCAACAAAGAACGGCAGTGTTATCCCTTAAAATTGCAGAATTAGAATTATTTGTCTCTTATAAAGGGAATTATCCAGTTCTTCTCCTTGATGATGTGTTATCAGAACTTGATGAAAAAAGGAGAACTTTTTTAATAAAAAATATAAAAAATAAAATACAAACCTTTATTACAACAACAGATAAAGATAATCTAATCTCAAATTCTGGTAAAATATTTAAAATAGAAAAGGGTAATATTCTAAATGAAAGTTAA
- the remB gene encoding extracellular matrix regulator RemB, translating into MVLHLGNLVIISSKKLIGIFDYNLFKKNGKEELYNFINYSKKKIIKVDEEAKIKSLIVTDNEIYLSPIATTTLKKRIEKNIY; encoded by the coding sequence ATGGTTCTTCATTTAGGTAATCTAGTAATTATATCTTCAAAAAAACTTATTGGAATTTTTGATTACAATTTATTCAAAAAAAATGGCAAAGAAGAATTATACAATTTTATTAACTATTCAAAGAAAAAAATAATAAAAGTAGATGAAGAAGCTAAAATAAAATCTTTAATTGTAACAGATAATGAGATATATTTATCACCCATTGCTACTACTACATTAAAAAAAAGAATAGAAAAAAATATATATTAG
- the gyrB gene encoding DNA topoisomerase (ATP-hydrolyzing) subunit B: MVGKNNNQNNITYTAEQIQVLEGLEPVRKRPGMYIGSTGTKGLHHLVYEIVDNSIDEVMFGCDTIIVELNEDGSVSVTDNGRGMPVDIHPKMGKPAVEVILTVLHAGGKFGGGGYKITGGLHGVGASVVNALSKWLEVEIMINGKIYHQRFERGEAVTELKIIGNTESRGTKVTFLPDPEIFETVEFSFDILNTRLRELAFLNKGVSITLYDKRIDKKEVYKFDGGIVSYVEFLNKNKDVIHKPPIIIEKEKDGCIIEISLQYHTGYSEGIFSFANNINTHEGGSHELGFKMALTRIINDYARKNNLLKENESNLTGEDVREGLTAVISVKLPEPQFEGQTKTKLGNPEMRGIVDSIFSEEFGIFLEENPQIARKIVEKGLQAARAREAARRARELTRRKNALEISSLPGKLADCSLKDPALSEIYLVEGDSAGGSAKQGRDRRFQAILPLRGKIINVEKTRIDKILGNEEIRTIITALGTGISDDFDINKLRYHKIIIMTDADVDGSHIRTLLLTFFYRYMKPLIENGYVYIAQPPLYKVKVGNNEKYIYNDRDLEMYLNTLENKNYSIQRYKGLGEMNPEQLWETTMDPETRTILQVSLEDAIQADEIFNILMGDKVEPRREFIQTHAKNVKNLDV; encoded by the coding sequence ATGGTAGGAAAAAATAATAATCAAAATAATATCACATATACAGCAGAACAAATTCAAGTATTAGAAGGGTTAGAGCCTGTTAGAAAAAGGCCAGGTATGTATATAGGTTCTACCGGTACAAAAGGATTACATCATTTAGTATATGAAATTGTAGACAATAGTATTGATGAAGTTATGTTTGGTTGCGATACCATTATAGTAGAACTTAATGAAGATGGAAGTGTATCTGTAACTGATAATGGTAGGGGTATGCCTGTAGATATACATCCTAAAATGGGTAAACCTGCTGTTGAAGTAATTTTAACAGTACTTCATGCCGGTGGTAAGTTTGGAGGAGGAGGTTATAAAATTACAGGAGGTCTCCATGGTGTTGGTGCTTCTGTAGTTAACGCTCTATCTAAATGGCTAGAAGTAGAGATAATGATAAATGGTAAAATTTATCATCAAAGATTTGAACGGGGAGAAGCGGTAACTGAATTAAAAATTATTGGCAATACAGAGTCTAGAGGAACAAAAGTGACATTTCTTCCAGACCCTGAAATTTTTGAAACTGTTGAGTTTTCCTTTGATATCTTAAATACAAGATTAAGGGAATTAGCTTTCTTAAATAAAGGTGTATCAATAACCTTATATGATAAAAGAATTGATAAAAAAGAGGTATATAAATTTGATGGAGGAATTGTTTCATATGTAGAATTCTTAAATAAAAATAAAGATGTTATTCATAAACCACCAATCATCATTGAAAAGGAAAAAGATGGATGTATCATAGAAATTTCCCTTCAATATCACACTGGTTATTCTGAGGGGATATTTTCCTTTGCAAATAATATTAATACCCATGAAGGTGGTAGCCATGAATTAGGTTTTAAAATGGCTTTAACCAGGATAATTAACGATTATGCTAGAAAAAATAATCTATTAAAAGAAAATGAGAGTAATCTAACAGGTGAAGATGTTAGAGAAGGGTTAACAGCAGTTATAAGTGTAAAATTACCTGAACCTCAATTTGAAGGTCAAACAAAAACAAAATTAGGTAACCCTGAAATGAGAGGTATAGTGGATTCAATTTTTAGTGAAGAATTTGGAATCTTTTTAGAAGAAAATCCACAAATAGCAAGGAAAATAGTTGAAAAAGGACTTCAAGCAGCAAGGGCAAGGGAAGCAGCTAGAAGGGCCAGGGAACTTACTAGAAGAAAAAATGCTTTAGAAATATCTTCTCTTCCAGGTAAACTAGCAGATTGCTCTTTAAAGGATCCTGCTTTAAGTGAAATTTATTTAGTAGAGGGTGATTCAGCTGGTGGGTCAGCAAAACAAGGCAGGGATCGAAGATTTCAAGCTATTTTGCCTTTAAGGGGTAAAATTATTAACGTGGAAAAAACAAGGATAGATAAGATATTAGGAAACGAAGAAATTAGAACAATTATAACTGCTTTAGGTACAGGAATAAGTGATGATTTTGATATTAATAAATTAAGATACCATAAAATTATAATTATGACAGATGCTGATGTAGACGGGTCTCACATAAGAACTCTTTTATTGACTTTCTTCTATAGGTATATGAAACCGTTAATAGAAAATGGTTATGTATATATTGCTCAACCACCTTTATATAAAGTTAAAGTTGGTAATAACGAAAAATATATTTATAATGATAGAGATTTAGAAATGTATTTAAATACCTTAGAGAATAAAAATTACTCAATACAAAGGTATAAGGGTCTTGGAGAGATGAATCCAGAACAATTATGGGAGACTACTATGGATCCAGAAACTAGAACAATACTCCAAGTATCTTTAGAAGATGCTATACAAGCAGATGAAATTTTTAATATTCTTATGGGTGATAAAGTTGAACCTAGAAGAGAATTTATTCAAACCCATGCTAAAAATGTAAAGAACTTAGATGTATAG